A single region of the Acinetobacter sp. WCHA45 genome encodes:
- a CDS encoding TetR/AcrR family transcriptional regulator — MIATSIEQIPKIVCFDDSPRGRLLLGAAYLFYKQGYDKTTVRQLGEFIGIQSGSLFHHFKSKDEILATVMEQTIIYNFARLKEAAERSNEPEQQLRDLIKAELISITGDTGAAMAVLVHEWFALSKEKQDYLLKMRNEYEQVWLNVIEKLRDQGKVKHDAFIWRRLVGGSISWSVTWYRPEGKVKVDELTEMIWEMALK, encoded by the coding sequence ATGATCGCAACTTCAATTGAGCAAATACCTAAAATTGTATGTTTTGACGATAGCCCACGTGGGCGTTTATTGCTTGGCGCTGCTTATCTATTTTATAAACAAGGTTATGACAAAACCACGGTTCGCCAATTGGGTGAATTTATTGGTATCCAGTCAGGTAGTCTTTTCCATCATTTCAAAAGTAAAGATGAAATTTTAGCGACTGTCATGGAACAAACCATTATTTATAACTTTGCACGGCTTAAAGAAGCGGCTGAACGTTCAAATGAGCCAGAACAACAATTACGTGATTTAATCAAAGCTGAACTGATTTCGATTACTGGGGATACAGGTGCAGCAATGGCCGTACTCGTTCATGAATGGTTTGCCCTCTCCAAAGAGAAACAAGACTATCTTTTAAAGATGCGTAATGAATATGAGCAAGTTTGGCTCAATGTGATTGAAAAATTACGTGATCAAGGCAAAGTTAAACATGATGCATTTATTTGGCGTCGATTGGTGGGTGGTTCTATTTCTTGGTCGGTGACTTGGTACAGACCTGAAGGTAAAGTCAAAGTGGATGAGCTGACTGAAATGATTTGGGAAATGGCTTTAAAATAA
- a CDS encoding DUF6915 family protein — protein sequence MNPVQHANISVKRRGGELEDYIDIHALIDSTKMLCTDNRHRILHTFWGVQEVIIPIFGHHFENSAGKSIEVKDLCEKDHLLVDFHHRFIPTIGDFVAAMQDIPTDGLAKRLEKFHSDVIEDPKISATLLSPLSVTGQLKSLLITHNSWFINTILPMMGKGEAKFIDFDISPDFFFNPMRFELWMDNGMAVPPSALKLQELKIKIA from the coding sequence ATGAATCCAGTTCAACATGCCAATATTTCGGTGAAACGTCGTGGGGGCGAGCTTGAAGATTATATTGATATTCATGCTTTGATTGACAGCACCAAAATGCTTTGTACCGATAACCGCCATCGTATCCTGCATACCTTTTGGGGGGTTCAGGAAGTGATTATTCCAATCTTTGGACATCACTTCGAAAATAGTGCGGGTAAAAGTATCGAGGTCAAAGACCTGTGCGAAAAAGATCATTTACTGGTGGATTTCCACCACCGCTTTATTCCAACTATTGGCGATTTTGTTGCAGCCATGCAGGATATTCCCACTGATGGGCTGGCGAAACGTCTGGAAAAATTCCATTCCGATGTGATTGAGGATCCCAAAATCTCTGCGACCTTACTCTCACCTTTATCAGTCACAGGACAATTAAAGTCCTTGCTGATCACGCATAACAGTTGGTTTATCAATACCATTCTACCGATGATGGGTAAAGGTGAAGCAAAGTTTATTGATTTTGATATTAGTCCAGACTTCTTTTTCAATCCAATGCGTTTTGAGCTTTGGATGGATAATGGTATGGCCGTACCACCAAGTGCACTTAAATTACAAGAATTAAAAATTAAAATTGCTTAA
- a CDS encoding acyclic terpene utilization AtuA family protein — translation MTSIKQDDQKVIKIGCASGFWGDTNTAAFQLVHLSDIDYLVFDYLSEITMSIMAKAMMTDPNHGYALDFVSRVMAPLINKIAEKKIKVISNAGGVNPLACRDALQKIIDEKGLDLKVAVVLGDDVLPKHAELLKQNVHEMFNGEALPAHVASSNAYLGAVAIRDALDLGADIVITGRVVDSAVVLAPLLHEYKWSLDDYDKLAQGSLAGHVIECGAQCTGGNFTDWRLVQVFDNMGFPIVVVSADASFIVTKPQGTGGLVSTATVAEQIVYEIGNPQAYLLPDVTADFSQVHLEQIGEDRVKVTGATGRAPTQQYKVSATYADGYRVLVSFLIAGREAPEKAQTIADAILNKCERVLALRSVPPFSEKSVEILGIESTYGSHSRIKDSREVVVKIAVKHMFKEACMFFASEIAQASTGMAPALAGIVGGRPKASAVVKLFSFLIDKDQIKVEVDFAGQRHPVQIPTGLAPQDINLHSVGEVASYQGDEIEVPLIEVAHARSGDKGNHSNIGVIARKTEYLPWIRAALTEANVADYMQHVLDPEKSKVIRYELPAMNALNFMLENALGGGGIASLRIDPQGKAFAQQLLDMPVKVPAQLLEK, via the coding sequence ATGACAAGCATCAAGCAGGATGATCAGAAGGTAATCAAAATTGGGTGTGCATCAGGCTTTTGGGGGGATACCAACACAGCCGCTTTTCAGTTGGTACATTTAAGTGATATTGATTATTTAGTGTTTGATTATTTGTCAGAAATTACCATGTCGATCATGGCAAAGGCAATGATGACTGATCCAAATCATGGTTATGCATTGGATTTTGTTAGCCGAGTGATGGCACCACTGATTAATAAAATTGCTGAGAAAAAAATCAAAGTCATTAGTAATGCTGGCGGTGTTAATCCTTTAGCGTGTCGTGATGCCTTACAAAAAATAATTGATGAAAAGGGACTAGATTTAAAAGTTGCAGTGGTACTTGGTGATGATGTACTGCCTAAACATGCTGAATTACTCAAACAAAATGTTCATGAAATGTTTAATGGCGAGGCTTTGCCTGCGCATGTTGCCAGTAGCAATGCCTATCTAGGAGCCGTTGCGATTCGTGATGCCTTGGACTTGGGCGCAGATATTGTGATTACGGGGCGGGTGGTCGATTCGGCGGTTGTGCTTGCACCCCTACTGCATGAATACAAATGGTCACTGGATGATTATGATAAGTTGGCACAGGGTTCATTGGCAGGGCATGTGATTGAATGTGGTGCTCAATGTACAGGTGGTAATTTTACTGATTGGCGCTTGGTGCAAGTCTTTGACAATATGGGCTTTCCAATTGTAGTAGTCAGTGCCGATGCTTCCTTTATTGTGACTAAACCACAAGGCACAGGTGGCTTGGTTTCAACAGCAACAGTCGCAGAACAAATTGTTTATGAGATTGGTAATCCTCAAGCTTATTTACTTCCTGATGTGACGGCTGATTTTAGCCAAGTTCATTTAGAGCAAATCGGTGAGGATCGAGTAAAAGTTACAGGTGCAACTGGTCGTGCACCAACGCAGCAATATAAAGTCAGTGCTACCTATGCGGATGGTTATCGTGTTTTAGTGAGCTTCTTAATTGCAGGTCGTGAAGCTCCTGAAAAAGCGCAAACCATTGCTGATGCGATTCTAAATAAATGCGAACGTGTATTAGCTTTACGTTCAGTTCCGCCATTTAGTGAAAAATCGGTGGAGATTCTTGGGATTGAAAGTACCTATGGTTCACATTCAAGAATCAAGGACAGCCGTGAAGTGGTGGTCAAGATTGCTGTGAAACACATGTTTAAAGAAGCCTGTATGTTCTTTGCTTCGGAAATTGCACAGGCATCTACAGGTATGGCACCAGCTTTGGCAGGCATTGTCGGTGGTCGTCCTAAAGCTTCGGCAGTGGTGAAGCTTTTCTCTTTCTTAATTGATAAAGATCAAATCAAGGTTGAGGTAGATTTTGCAGGGCAACGTCATCCAGTTCAGATTCCAACAGGCTTAGCTCCACAAGATATTAACCTGCATTCAGTGGGTGAAGTGGCGAGCTATCAAGGCGATGAAATTGAAGTGCCGTTAATTGAAGTGGCACATGCGCGCAGTGGTGACAAAGGCAATCATAGTAATATCGGGGTGATTGCACGTAAGACAGAGTATTTACCTTGGATTCGGGCAGCACTAACAGAAGCCAATGTTGCAGACTATATGCAGCATGTACTTGATCCTGAAAAATCAAAAGTGATTCGTTATGAATTGCCAGCCATGAATGCACTGAATTTTATGTTGGAAAATGCATTGGGTGGTGGTGGGATTGCCAGTCTGCGTATTGATCCGCAAGGTAAGGCATTTGCACAGCAATTGTTAGATATGCCAGTCAAAGTACCAGCACAACTATTAGAAAAATAA
- a CDS encoding acyl-CoA carboxylase subunit beta encodes MTILQSEIAVGSEQYQQNRDALLNQIAEVRAVQQKGIDKSYAAKPKFDKKGKILPHERVRLLLDADSPFVELCGLVGYNMHDDKDGSEAGGGIIAGIGFVSGVRALVTASNSAIKGGTMSPMGVQKTLRLQKIALEQKLPIVTLTESGGANLNYAAEVFTYGGMTFANQARMSAAGIPQISVVHGNATAGGAYQPGLSDYVIAVRKQTEMLLAGPPLLLAATGEVATAEELGGAEMHTQVSGVAEYLAENDADGIRLAREILEHLNWKEQTTSLNQHYKEPRFAPEELLGIIPKDPKQPFDMKEVVARIIDDSDFLEFKQEYDALTVCGWAKMGGVHIGIITNNGPITPQGAVKAAQFIHLCEQTQRPLLFLHNTTGFMVGTDAEQNGIIKHGSKLIQAVANATVPKISIVVAGSYGAGNYAMCGRSLSPNFIFAWPNSHVAVMGSAQAGKVLRIVAEGKQKASGMEPNPQMLDFLEQSTSMKLEQQSTALFNTAMLHDDGIIDPRDTRKVLIFLLQTIYEAQQRELNPTRFGVSRF; translated from the coding sequence ATGACGATTCTTCAATCTGAAATTGCAGTTGGTAGTGAACAATACCAACAAAACAGAGACGCTCTATTAAACCAAATTGCAGAAGTGCGTGCCGTACAGCAAAAAGGTATTGATAAGTCTTATGCAGCAAAACCGAAGTTTGATAAGAAGGGCAAAATTCTTCCACACGAACGTGTACGTTTACTTCTCGATGCTGATTCACCTTTTGTCGAGCTATGCGGTCTCGTTGGCTACAACATGCATGATGATAAAGATGGCTCTGAAGCGGGTGGGGGTATTATTGCAGGAATTGGTTTTGTCAGTGGCGTTCGTGCGTTAGTTACTGCCAGTAATAGCGCAATCAAAGGCGGCACCATGTCGCCGATGGGTGTACAAAAAACCTTACGTTTGCAAAAGATTGCGCTTGAACAAAAATTACCGATTGTGACATTGACCGAAAGTGGCGGCGCAAATTTAAATTATGCAGCCGAAGTATTTACTTATGGCGGTATGACTTTTGCCAATCAGGCACGAATGTCTGCGGCAGGGATTCCGCAGATATCGGTGGTACATGGTAATGCCACCGCAGGTGGTGCGTATCAACCAGGTCTATCTGACTATGTGATTGCCGTGCGTAAGCAAACGGAAATGTTATTGGCTGGTCCCCCATTATTGTTAGCAGCAACAGGTGAAGTGGCAACGGCTGAGGAACTCGGTGGTGCTGAAATGCATACCCAGGTTTCAGGTGTAGCAGAATATTTGGCGGAAAATGATGCAGATGGGATTCGACTTGCTCGTGAGATTTTAGAGCATTTGAATTGGAAGGAACAAACCACTAGTCTAAATCAACACTACAAAGAACCGCGTTTCGCACCTGAAGAATTACTTGGCATCATTCCCAAAGATCCAAAGCAACCTTTTGATATGAAAGAGGTGGTGGCACGGATTATTGATGATTCTGATTTCCTGGAATTTAAGCAGGAATACGATGCTCTAACCGTTTGCGGTTGGGCAAAAATGGGTGGGGTACATATTGGCATCATTACCAATAATGGTCCGATCACCCCACAAGGGGCAGTCAAGGCTGCGCAGTTTATCCATCTTTGTGAACAAACCCAGCGCCCACTTTTATTTTTGCATAACACTACAGGCTTTATGGTCGGAACCGATGCTGAACAGAATGGCATTATCAAGCATGGTTCCAAGCTGATTCAGGCGGTTGCCAATGCAACTGTACCGAAAATCTCGATTGTAGTGGCGGGTTCCTATGGCGCAGGGAACTATGCCATGTGTGGACGTAGTTTATCGCCAAACTTTATTTTTGCTTGGCCAAATTCACATGTGGCGGTGATGGGTTCAGCTCAAGCTGGAAAAGTGTTGCGTATCGTGGCTGAAGGGAAGCAAAAAGCTTCAGGTATGGAACCGAATCCACAAATGTTGGATTTTCTAGAACAAAGTACGTCGATGAAATTGGAACAGCAATCGACCGCTTTATTTAATACAGCGATGTTACATGATGACGGCATTATCGATCCTAGAGATACACGTAAAGTATTGATCTTCTTGCTACAGACCATTTATGAAGCACAGCAACGCGAGTTAAATCCAACGCGTTTTGGTGTGTCTAGATTTTAA
- a CDS encoding SDR family oxidoreductase, which yields MSYQSIFRADAFADKVIVVTGGGSGIGRCTAHELASLGAQVVITGRKIEKLEKVSQEILEDGGKVHFIVCDNRDEEQVKNMIAEVIEKFGKLDGLANNAGGQFPSALESISANGFDAVVRNNLHSTFYLMREAYNQWMAKHGGSIVNMAADMWGGMPGMGHSGAARSGVDNLTKTASVEWGRSGVRVNCVAPGWIISSGMDNYSGDFAKFIIPSLAGNVPLKRMGTESEISSAICYLLSDAAAFVSGVTLRVDGAASQGTRMYPLADATNSQSFNGFHRAFIPDVLKDQIEKAEQQSAQAQDANKD from the coding sequence ATGAGTTATCAATCAATTTTCAGGGCAGATGCATTTGCTGACAAAGTGATTGTCGTGACAGGCGGAGGTTCTGGTATTGGTCGTTGTACCGCACACGAATTGGCTTCTTTAGGCGCTCAGGTGGTGATCACAGGGCGCAAAATTGAAAAGTTAGAAAAAGTCAGCCAAGAAATTTTAGAGGATGGCGGCAAAGTCCATTTCATCGTGTGTGATAACCGTGATGAAGAACAAGTCAAAAACATGATTGCGGAAGTCATTGAAAAATTTGGCAAGCTAGATGGTTTGGCCAATAACGCAGGTGGGCAATTTCCATCTGCACTTGAAAGTATTTCTGCCAATGGCTTTGATGCGGTAGTGCGTAATAACTTGCATTCAACTTTTTACCTGATGCGTGAAGCTTATAACCAATGGATGGCAAAACACGGCGGTAGCATTGTTAATATGGCTGCCGATATGTGGGGCGGCATGCCAGGTATGGGACATTCTGGTGCAGCACGTTCAGGTGTGGATAACCTAACCAAAACCGCTTCAGTCGAGTGGGGACGTTCAGGCGTTCGGGTTAATTGTGTCGCGCCGGGTTGGATTATTTCTTCTGGTATGGATAACTACAGTGGTGACTTTGCCAAATTTATTATTCCAAGTTTGGCAGGTAATGTGCCCTTAAAACGAATGGGTACTGAGTCGGAAATTTCTTCAGCGATTTGTTATTTACTCTCTGATGCTGCTGCATTTGTTTCAGGTGTGACCTTAAGAGTTGATGGCGCTGCTTCACAAGGAACACGGATGTATCCGTTAGCAGATGCAACCAATAGCCAGTCTTTTAATGGCTTCCATCGTGCATTTATTCCTGATGTACTCAAAGATCAGATTGAAAAAGCAGAACAACAATCTGCCCAAGCGCAAGATGCAAACAAGGATTAA
- a CDS encoding acyl-CoA dehydrogenase family protein: MLLNPLYYTEQHLAFAESVRRFTEKEISPFITEWDEAETFPRELYKKAADIGLLGVGFDENYGGIAGTDAFYTLLASVELAKSASGGLAASLLSHTIGTPPIQHFAQEEVKAEVLPQILSGEKISALAITEPSGGSDVAALKTKAVRDGDDYIVSGEKTFITSGIRADYYSVAVRTDPNAKGANGISMLLIDAHSEGISKSKLDKMGWWASDTAHLHFDSVRVPAKNLLGAENMGFFVIMNNFNMERFFLAASSYGYGLVCYEEALDWAKQRQTFGKRLIDHQVVRHKLVDMATRLTSTRALLEDTAYRLGKPELQGNELIAQICMLKNVATQTMQFCADAAVQTLGGMGFMRGTKSERIYREVKVNMIGGGAEEIMKDLASRQLGY, from the coding sequence ATGCTACTCAACCCTTTATATTACACCGAGCAACATTTAGCCTTTGCTGAGAGTGTTAGGCGCTTTACTGAAAAGGAAATTAGTCCTTTTATCACTGAATGGGATGAAGCGGAAACTTTTCCGCGTGAGCTGTATAAAAAGGCCGCTGATATAGGCTTGCTGGGTGTTGGCTTTGATGAAAATTATGGTGGTATTGCGGGAACGGATGCATTTTATACGTTGCTGGCTTCGGTTGAATTAGCCAAGTCTGCATCAGGTGGTTTAGCGGCTTCTTTGCTTTCACATACGATTGGAACACCACCCATTCAGCATTTTGCTCAAGAAGAGGTCAAGGCTGAAGTTTTACCACAAATTTTGTCAGGAGAAAAAATCTCTGCATTGGCAATTACTGAACCTAGTGGTGGTTCGGATGTTGCGGCTTTGAAAACCAAAGCGGTTCGAGATGGTGACGATTATATTGTCAGTGGTGAAAAGACCTTTATTACATCGGGTATTCGTGCGGATTATTATTCTGTTGCGGTGAGAACTGATCCTAATGCTAAGGGAGCTAATGGTATTTCAATGCTGTTGATAGATGCACATAGTGAGGGCATTAGCAAATCCAAGTTGGATAAGATGGGCTGGTGGGCATCGGATACAGCGCATTTGCACTTTGATAGTGTGCGAGTACCAGCCAAAAACTTACTTGGTGCCGAAAATATGGGCTTCTTTGTCATTATGAACAACTTTAACATGGAGCGATTTTTTCTTGCAGCCAGTAGCTATGGTTATGGGTTGGTTTGCTATGAAGAAGCTTTGGATTGGGCGAAGCAGCGACAAACTTTTGGTAAACGCTTAATTGATCATCAAGTTGTTCGTCATAAGCTAGTAGATATGGCGACACGTTTAACTTCAACTCGTGCGTTATTGGAAGATACAGCCTATCGTTTAGGAAAACCAGAATTGCAGGGTAATGAACTGATTGCACAAATTTGCATGCTTAAAAATGTAGCAACACAAACCATGCAATTTTGTGCTGATGCTGCCGTTCAGACTTTAGGAGGGATGGGTTTTATGCGTGGCACAAAATCTGAACGTATCTATCGTGAAGTGAAAGTGAACATGATTGGTGGTGGTGCAGAGGAAATTATGAAAGACCTTGCCAGCCGCCAACTTGGTTATTAA
- a CDS encoding acyl-CoA dehydrogenase family protein — MKFTAEHEALRRTARQFVENELNPFIPEWEAAGRFPIHDVFKKMADLGLLGICKPEENGGLGLDYSYNLVVAEELGRAACGGVPLAIGVQTDMATPALARFGSKELREEFLNPAIRGEYVASIAVSEVHAGSDVAAVKTTAKKDGDDYVINGSKMWITNSLQADFFCLLANTSDDKPHVNKSMIIVPAKTAGISFSEPLNKLGMRSTTTAQVYFDNVRVPQRNLVGAEGMGFMMQMMQFQEERMWACANAVGGLENVIQQTIDYTKERTTFGQPLINNQYVHFRFAELMTEVEALKALTYQACEQHIAGENVTMMASMAKLKAGRLTREVADSCLQYWGGNGFMWENPASQLYRDGRLGSIGGGADEIMLGIICKLMDILPKKQKG; from the coding sequence ATGAAATTTACCGCAGAGCATGAAGCATTACGCCGTACCGCACGTCAGTTTGTAGAAAACGAACTTAATCCGTTTATTCCCGAATGGGAAGCAGCGGGACGTTTTCCGATCCATGACGTCTTTAAGAAAATGGCAGATTTAGGCTTGCTAGGTATTTGTAAGCCCGAAGAAAACGGCGGCTTGGGTTTAGATTATTCGTATAACCTTGTGGTGGCAGAAGAATTAGGACGTGCAGCATGTGGTGGTGTGCCTTTGGCGATTGGTGTGCAAACCGATATGGCAACACCTGCACTTGCTCGTTTTGGTAGTAAAGAACTGAGAGAAGAGTTTCTGAATCCTGCGATTCGTGGTGAATATGTGGCATCAATTGCAGTTTCAGAAGTGCATGCAGGTTCAGATGTTGCAGCGGTTAAAACCACCGCAAAAAAAGATGGTGATGATTATGTGATTAATGGCAGCAAAATGTGGATTACTAATTCACTGCAAGCAGACTTCTTCTGCTTACTTGCCAATACCTCTGACGACAAACCACATGTCAATAAATCAATGATTATTGTTCCTGCGAAGACTGCAGGCATTAGTTTCTCAGAACCACTGAATAAGCTAGGAATGCGCTCCACCACAACGGCTCAAGTTTATTTCGATAACGTTCGTGTACCACAGCGCAATCTGGTGGGTGCTGAGGGTATGGGCTTCATGATGCAGATGATGCAGTTTCAGGAAGAACGTATGTGGGCATGTGCAAATGCTGTGGGTGGTTTGGAAAATGTGATTCAACAAACCATTGATTATACGAAAGAACGGACGACATTTGGTCAGCCACTCATCAATAATCAATATGTGCATTTCCGTTTTGCTGAATTGATGACTGAAGTTGAAGCGCTAAAAGCACTTACTTATCAAGCTTGTGAACAACACATTGCTGGTGAAAATGTCACCATGATGGCTTCGATGGCAAAGCTCAAAGCAGGGCGCTTAACTCGAGAAGTGGCGGATAGCTGCCTACAATATTGGGGTGGAAATGGCTTTATGTGGGAGAACCCTGCTTCGCAACTGTACCGTGATGGACGTTTAGGTTCCATTGGTGGTGGTGCAGATGAAATCATGCTCGGAATTATCTGTAAATTGATGGATATCTTGCCGAAGAAGCAGAAAGGGTGA
- a CDS encoding acyl-CoA dehydrogenase family protein, whose product MDGLSLNPIYYTSEHRAFADSVKRFVEKEISPYVNEWDEAGIFPRELYQKAASVGLMGLGYDAEHGGIPDADAFYVMLAAIEMAKAGSGGVHISLMIHSIGTPPIHHFARPEIRNEVMPQIIAGEKISALAITEPSGGSDVAAIKTKAVREGDHFILNGEKTFITSGMRADYYTVAVKTDPNAQGAKGISMLLVDAHSEGITKSPLKKMGWWASDTAHLHFDNVQVPVSHLLGEENAGFKVIMNNFNMERFWLAAMAYGYALVCYEEALDWAKQRQTFGKRLVDHQVVRHKLVDMATQLTTTRALLEDTAYRMGQKQLQGADLIAQISMSKNVATRTMQFCADAAVQTLGGMGFMRGTKSERIYREVKVNMIGGGAEEIMKNLISKQLGY is encoded by the coding sequence ATGGATGGTTTATCACTTAACCCGATTTATTACACATCTGAACATCGGGCCTTTGCAGACAGTGTCAAACGGTTTGTAGAGAAAGAAATTTCACCTTATGTGAATGAATGGGATGAGGCAGGAATATTTCCACGAGAACTTTATCAAAAGGCTGCAAGTGTCGGTTTAATGGGTCTCGGCTATGATGCTGAACATGGTGGCATTCCCGATGCAGATGCCTTCTACGTGATGTTGGCAGCAATTGAGATGGCAAAAGCTGGATCTGGTGGTGTGCATATTTCGCTTATGATTCATAGCATTGGAACACCACCCATTCATCATTTTGCTCGACCTGAGATTCGTAATGAAGTTATGCCACAGATTATTGCAGGTGAAAAAATATCAGCCTTGGCAATTACAGAGCCTAGTGGCGGTTCTGATGTCGCTGCAATTAAAACCAAAGCAGTTCGAGAAGGAGATCATTTTATTTTGAATGGTGAAAAGACCTTTATCACATCAGGGATGCGAGCAGATTATTATACAGTTGCGGTCAAAACTGATCCAAATGCTCAAGGCGCAAAAGGGATTTCCATGTTATTGGTCGATGCGCATAGTGAGGGAATAACCAAATCACCATTAAAGAAAATGGGTTGGTGGGCATCTGACACTGCACATTTGCATTTTGACAATGTCCAAGTCCCAGTTAGTCATTTGTTAGGCGAGGAAAATGCAGGTTTTAAAGTCATTATGAATAACTTTAATATGGAGCGTTTTTGGCTAGCTGCGATGGCATATGGTTATGCCTTGGTCTGTTATGAGGAAGCCTTAGATTGGGCAAAACAGCGTCAAACTTTTGGAAAGCGCTTGGTGGATCATCAGGTGGTTCGCCACAAACTCGTAGATATGGCAACTCAATTGACTACAACACGAGCATTATTAGAAGATACAGCTTATCGAATGGGACAAAAACAGTTACAAGGGGCAGACCTCATTGCACAAATTTCGATGTCAAAAAATGTAGCGACTCGTACGATGCAATTTTGTGCGGATGCGGCTGTGCAAACTTTGGGTGGAATGGGTTTTATGCGTGGAACGAAATCCGAACGAATTTATCGTGAAGTCAAAGTGAATATGATCGGTGGTGGTGCTGAAGAAATCATGAAGAATTTGATTAGTAAGCAGCTAGGCTATTAG